In one Chitinophaga sancti genomic region, the following are encoded:
- a CDS encoding glycoside hydrolase family 3 N-terminal domain-containing protein, translating to MDFGKRLLTVALVGGIICPLTQVHAQKKTKAAPPAKVVAYDSATINARVEALLAKMSLEEKVGQMAQITLDVLGKGPNRFASYDPLVLDTAEMQKALVKYKIGSVLNTANNKALTPQHWWEVVSYIQQVNTKGNALQIPVIFGIDAIHGATYTAGATLFPQQIAQAATRNRALVRKGAEITAYETRASNTPWVFSPVLDLGADPRFPRIWESFGEDPYLGAQMGHEIVKGYEGEKNDVNDPTHVAASIKHFLGYQAPVSGKDRTPANISKQQLYEYHLPAFRAGVEAGAHTIMINSGQINGIPTHANYEILTKLLKEELGFRGLAVTDWADIENLYRRDHIAGSDKEAIMLAINAGIDMSMIPYNYEPFCEGLVALVKEGKVPQSRIDDAVRRVLRVKFELGLFERPLTNYKDYPLFGSKQFEKASYDAAAEAITLLKNEGGVLPLAKGAKILVTGPNANDMRTLDGAWSYSWQGEKVPQFTTQYNSILAALKKKAGAENVTYVPGVSYKADGKWYEEAPDRMADAVAAAKNADVIVLCLGENSYAEKPGDLNDLYIGDDQTALAQQLIATGKPVVLVLTEGRPRIISKFEQGVKGVVLGYLPGNFGGDAIADVLYGDVNPSGKLPYTYPRYPNALIGYIHKPSEEQTKAEGVYNYEADYNPQYRFGTGLSYTTFEYANLKAEVANRVLHVSVEVKNTGSKAGKEAVEVYTSDLLATLISPDVKRLRGFEKINLQAGESKTVVFEIPVEQLAFAGVDGKPVLEPGDFEVHVGKLTVKFSL from the coding sequence ATGGATTTTGGAAAACGGCTGTTAACTGTAGCTTTGGTGGGAGGGATCATCTGTCCGCTCACACAGGTACATGCGCAGAAAAAAACAAAAGCAGCGCCACCCGCCAAAGTGGTAGCTTATGATTCCGCGACGATTAATGCAAGGGTAGAAGCCTTGCTGGCGAAGATGTCACTCGAAGAGAAGGTCGGCCAGATGGCCCAGATCACACTCGATGTATTAGGAAAAGGACCTAACCGTTTTGCAAGCTACGATCCGCTGGTCCTCGATACCGCGGAGATGCAGAAGGCATTGGTAAAATATAAGATTGGTTCCGTGCTGAATACTGCGAATAATAAGGCACTCACACCACAGCATTGGTGGGAGGTGGTGAGTTATATTCAGCAGGTAAATACAAAGGGCAATGCCTTACAGATCCCCGTGATCTTTGGTATTGATGCCATTCATGGGGCTACCTATACAGCAGGTGCAACGCTGTTCCCTCAGCAGATAGCGCAGGCCGCTACCCGTAACAGGGCGCTGGTGCGCAAAGGTGCTGAGATCACCGCCTATGAAACAAGGGCAAGTAATACACCATGGGTGTTTTCACCGGTACTGGATTTAGGTGCAGATCCACGTTTCCCGCGTATCTGGGAATCATTTGGTGAAGATCCGTATCTCGGTGCACAGATGGGACATGAGATCGTGAAAGGCTATGAAGGAGAGAAGAATGATGTGAATGATCCTACCCATGTGGCAGCGAGTATCAAGCATTTCCTGGGTTACCAGGCACCGGTATCCGGTAAGGACCGTACACCTGCAAACATCAGCAAACAACAGCTGTATGAATATCACCTGCCTGCATTCAGGGCCGGGGTAGAAGCGGGGGCACATACCATCATGATCAACTCTGGTCAGATCAATGGTATACCTACGCATGCGAACTACGAAATACTCACGAAATTACTGAAGGAAGAGCTGGGCTTTAGAGGCCTGGCAGTGACAGATTGGGCAGATATTGAGAACCTGTATCGTCGCGATCATATTGCAGGTAGCGATAAGGAAGCGATCATGCTGGCGATCAATGCGGGCATAGATATGTCTATGATCCCGTACAACTACGAGCCGTTCTGCGAAGGGCTGGTAGCATTGGTGAAAGAAGGAAAGGTGCCACAGTCAAGGATTGACGACGCTGTACGCAGAGTGCTGCGCGTGAAATTCGAGCTGGGATTGTTTGAAAGACCGCTCACTAACTATAAAGACTACCCCTTATTTGGTAGTAAGCAATTCGAGAAAGCATCTTACGATGCCGCAGCAGAGGCCATCACCCTGTTGAAGAATGAAGGTGGTGTATTGCCACTGGCTAAGGGTGCAAAGATCCTGGTAACAGGTCCTAATGCCAATGATATGCGGACACTGGATGGTGCCTGGAGTTACAGCTGGCAGGGCGAGAAAGTGCCACAATTCACTACACAGTATAATTCTATCCTGGCGGCATTGAAGAAGAAAGCGGGCGCAGAGAATGTGACCTATGTGCCGGGTGTGAGCTACAAAGCAGATGGTAAGTGGTATGAAGAAGCGCCTGACCGGATGGCAGATGCGGTAGCAGCAGCAAAGAACGCGGATGTGATCGTGTTGTGCCTGGGTGAGAATTCTTATGCAGAAAAACCAGGTGACCTGAATGATCTGTATATCGGGGATGATCAGACGGCGCTGGCGCAGCAACTGATTGCTACAGGCAAGCCGGTGGTGCTGGTGCTGACAGAAGGACGTCCGCGTATTATCAGTAAGTTTGAGCAGGGCGTGAAAGGTGTGGTACTGGGGTATCTGCCGGGTAACTTCGGTGGAGATGCGATTGCGGATGTATTGTATGGTGATGTGAATCCATCTGGTAAATTGCCGTATACCTATCCACGTTATCCGAATGCACTGATTGGTTATATTCATAAGCCATCAGAGGAGCAGACAAAGGCAGAAGGCGTGTATAATTATGAGGCGGATTATAATCCCCAGTATAGGTTTGGTACGGGTTTGAGTTATACGACTTTTGAGTATGCGAATCTGAAGGCGGAGGTTGCGAATCGTGTGTTGCATGTAAGTGTGGAAGTGAAGAATACGGGTAGCAAGGCGGGTAAGGAAGCAGTAGAGGTGTATACATCAGATCTGCTGGCGACATTGATCTCTCCGGATGTGAAGAGATTGCGTGGGTTTGAGAAGATCAACCTGCAGGCGGGTGAAAGTAAGACGGTGGTGTTTGAGATTCCTGTGGAGCAATTGGCATTTGCGGGAGTGGATGGCAAGCCGGTGCTGGAGCCGGGGGATTTTGAGGTGCATGTGGGGAAATTGACGGTGAAGTTTAGTTTGTAA